GAATGGCTGATTTGTGCACCACATTCATCTGCCAAAAATTCTCGAGACCGAGAGATCGCTAATTTAATAAGTGTTGCGATGATTGGTGCAAAAATAACACCAAGAAGTAATGCGCCCCAATTATTATTTCGATCGTCTCTTCGTCCGCCAAAATAAAGCGACCAGCGAATCATATCAGCGGCATACGAAATTGCGATTGCGATGGTAGCAGCGATAGAGTTGATTAAAATATCGCGATTCAACACATGTGAAAGCTCGTGTGCAGCAACAGCTCTCAGTTCTTCGGCATCAAGGGTACTTAAAATTCCGGTGGTAAATGCAATCGCCGCGTTCTCTGGGTTGCGACCAGTTGCAAACGCGTTCGCGTTGGCTTCTCGAATGATATAAATTCTGGGAACGGGCATTTGAGCGTTTTCACACAGATCGGTCACCATGTTTACCAGTTCGGGGTGAGTTTCTTCGGTTACTTGTTTTGCCGAATACATGCGCAGAACGATTGAGTCTGAATAAAAATATGAAAAAAAATTAATAATCGATGACATGACAAGCGCCCAGGTGAGTCCGCTCATTCCACCAATCATTATGCCAAATCCGGCAAAAACACCATAAAGTGCCGTCAAAAAGAGTAGGGTTCTAAAGTTCATTGAGTTAAACATGTGATGCTCCTTGTATAAAACGAAGTGTTGTTTATCGTTTATTCATACGTTCAGTATCAAACACTTTTGTTGCTTTGGCAAGATTGTCGAGTGCTGCAGAACTATTTCTGTTCTTCTTCATAATCCACATCAAAAATAGTTGGATCATCGGTTACGCCGTCTTTGCGTCTTTTTTTTTCTTGTTTTTCAGGGTGATTTTTTTGTTTTTCCCACCAGGTTGCATCAAAGATTTTAAAGATAATTTGCGAGATAACGTACAAAATAACGATTGGAACAAAGAAAATAAAAATACCTTTGAGCAAGTACCAAATAATAACTAAAAAAAAGATGATCGAAAAAAGGTTTTGTAATCGTTTCATTGGGGCTTGGTTCTACAAATCTTCGTAATCAATTTTAAGGTCATCAGAAATTTCTTGTTCGACAGGGCTCTTTTTGGGCTTTGTGATGGATTGTTTTTTTGCACGTTCGGTGAGTTTTTCAAGCAGCGGTGTTGGCTGAGTTGAACCCTTTTTGAGAGCGATTAATTGACGTGAATCGTCTTGTGCGCTGACTGCTAATATTTCGGCATCTTTTTCTAGCTCGTCTTTGGTCATATCAAACGCTTTGTTGATTTCGCCTTGGAGTCGGTCGATTTTTTTCTGTAGTTTTAAAATCATTTCAACGCCGGCAAGGTTAATGCCAAGTTTGTGTGTGAGGTGAATGATTTTTTCGAGTTGGTCAACATCCTCTTCAGTAAATTGCCTGGTGTTTCCTTCTGACCTATGAGGGGTGATAAGCCCCTCTTTTTCGTACAGACGAATTGTTTGCTGGTGAACTTCAAACATTTTTGCAACAACAGAAATTGAGTAAAACCCTTTGCGACGTTTCATGGTCAGTTCCTCTGTTTTTAACGTTTAAGTACGCTAAAGAACGCCTCTT
The Candidatus Dependentiae bacterium genome window above contains:
- a CDS encoding MerR family transcriptional regulator → MKRRKGFYSISVVAKMFEVHQQTIRLYEKEGLITPHRSEGNTRQFTEEDVDQLEKIIHLTHKLGINLAGVEMILKLQKKIDRLQGEINKAFDMTKDELEKDAEILAVSAQDDSRQLIALKKGSTQPTPLLEKLTERAKKQSITKPKKSPVEQEISDDLKIDYEDL
- a CDS encoding protease HtpX produces the protein MNFRTLLFLTALYGVFAGFGIMIGGMSGLTWALVMSSIINFFSYFYSDSIVLRMYSAKQVTEETHPELVNMVTDLCENAQMPVPRIYIIREANANAFATGRNPENAAIAFTTGILSTLDAEELRAVAAHELSHVLNRDILINSIAATIAIAISYAADMIRWSLYFGGRRDDRNNNWGALLLGVIFAPIIATLIKLAISRSREFLADECGAQISHSPLALASALEKIHASPAMKGEESYARTSTAHLFISNPFKASFLLNLFSTHPTLQERVERLRKMAH